Sequence from the Drosophila innubila isolate TH190305 chromosome 3L unlocalized genomic scaffold, UK_Dinn_1.0 0_D_3L, whole genome shotgun sequence genome:
AAGCGGTAATAAAAGTAGTAATAGTAGCTATAATCGTAGTAGGTCTCCTGGTGGATCATAAATAAAACcttaaaatccaatttttaaTGAGACACTCACGCCTATTTTAGTTGAAACTGGATTAACAAATGAAACTTTTAAAGCAGtccaattttttgaaagagtCTAAACTGATGTGATAAATGTTTTGCTTATCGTCTTCTGTTTCAAAATAACAGCACatccatatatttatttcagttgtttttttctgtaaACAGCTGTCGTAATAGTAGTCATTGCAAAGTTACCTTATAAATATGCTATATAAACGCTTCCATTCACAACTTTTATTCAGTGAAATCAGCCAAATGAATATAATTGTTACCTTAGCTTTGCTGACACTTTTCGTGTCCTTCTCGCATGCCACGCATGCCGAGCTCAATGAGCAATGCCGAGGATTTGCtggtatgtaaataaattaattaatatattcgcagcattgaaaatatttattacagtGGGACAGACATGCCAAGGCTTTAAGAATCGAGGGGTTTCGGGCTGGCCCGTATGCCGTAAGAATGCCAACAACGAAATGTGGTACTTCGACACAAAGACAAGAAAGTGCAAGAAGTTGGCCTACAAAGGTTGTGGTGGCAACAAAAACCGCTTTTGCAGTCGAATTTCTTGCATAAAGCAGTGCAAGCTTacaacttaatatttaaattacataatcATCTGTACACTTTCAGTATATacctattttaaaattcgtccatataaatatcattaaataaaatgtgtttaagatgtcatttaaaataattaaaaaaggaaatgtgttggtaatttattttaaaacacgTCTCATGAAAGCGATCTCTTTCTATCATGCGATATTTTAGCTGCCAAGTGTGCGTTATAATTCCCAAGTGCTTATTCTGTTGGCACGCAGTATAAATAGCGGCAGCGCTAACTGAATTGA
This genomic interval carries:
- the LOC117789070 gene encoding kunitz-type serine protease inhibitor HNTX-03141017-like; amino-acid sequence: MNIIVTLALLTLFVSFSHATHAELNEQCRGFAVGQTCQGFKNRGVSGWPVCRKNANNEMWYFDTKTRKCKKLAYKGCGGNKNRFCSRISCIKQCKLTT